ATTACAGGTAGCGGCAGAGATAGGAGCTCGGCTCAGCGACCTGCAAATGGAATTCACTCTGGCCAGGCACATTGAATACTTCACCCGCCGTGTAAGTTTTCCACTCGGTTTCCCCTGGCAGCAAAACATTCAGCGCCCCGCTGACCACCGTCATCTCTTCCGGCTGCGCGGTACCAAATGTGTATTCCCCTTCCGCCATTACACCCACGCTGGCACGGCCAGTGCTGCTGCTGGTAAAACCAATGGATTTCACTTTACCGGAAAAGTATTCGTTACTTTGAAGCATGACTGGCCCTTATAAAGAAAATGTATGAAAAGCCACTATAGGGGCCGGGATTCACTTCTGTCACGCAAAATTGCACAGCGCTGCGACTAGACAAGCAGTTCAGATGCGAGGCGCGCCACCAGTACGTTAGACAATAATACCGGGACATCCAGCGCCTTCTGGAGCAAATCACGGTGCTGCTGATGGAAGCCAAGACAATCCAGCATCAACACATCCGCACCGCGCTCCAGCAACGCTCGCCCGGCATCAATAAATTCTCTTTCTGTCGCGAGGAAAGGATGCGCCAGTTCGTAATAAGGCTCTTTTTCCAGAACCGTCCACTTTTTCTTCTGCTGCGCCATCAGTTCCGGTACCGGAACAATTACCCCCACCTGATGCCCGTCGACAATTGACGCCACCAGCGGCGGAATAATGCGCTGCGGTTCGACTAAAATCGCATTGCGCGTTACAAATCCCCGGATATCGGCGGTGCTCATTAGCAGAATGACATCGTAGCCCTGGTTATCCAGCACTTCGATAACGCTCTGCAAATCACGCTCCACCCTGGCACGGGAGACCATGCCGAGGCTGTCATCGCGCAACTGCGTCGGAATCGCGAACTCGCCAGCTTCTGCGCCGTACTCCTCACGCACCTCTTGTGGGTCCATCTTCCCCAGCAGGCTGATATGCGTGATCTGCTGCTCTGAAATATGCTCCGTCAGGAGCGGTAAAATTGCTTGCACCGGCACTACACCAATGGTCAGGATCGCCAAAGTTGCACTCATTTCTACTTCCCGCCTTTCAATACTACTCGTTCTTATTTGCTCTCTTTACACGGCAGTACAGCTTATGCCGTGTAAAGAGAACATCACACTCCCGCGTTCAAATAAATTCCAGCAACCATGCAATAGTAACCGTTGAGCGAGGTTAAGCCAGTCAAAAAATGTGATGTAAGTCCGTTTCTGTAATGTTCAGGCGTTCAGTCAGAATAATCGTCGCCCGACTTAGCTTTTGTCAGGATCTTCATAACGCCTTTTGGCGTCGAGCGCTTCCTGCTCGGTGGGATGTTCGCTGATCAAGGAATCCGGTTTCGGATGATCGGCGCGTAGTTGATACCAGGTAACGGTCTGGTTTCCCGTGCCTTTTTCAATCGCAACAATGCGGGCTTCACGCGGATAAGGCGGTTTTGTCGGCATAGCTCTTCCTCATTTTCCGGTCGAGCTATAAGTATAGACAAACGTTTCGCTAACTGGCGCGCGCCAGCTGTAATGCCGCCTCAATATCAGACACCACCTGGTCGGGCGACTGCGCCGCATTCACCATGTGGTGCGCCGCTTCGCGATAGAGTGCATCGCGCAGCGCCAGCACTTCGCTAACCTCTTCGCTAATCGGCTTGCCGGTCAGCGTCGGTCGCTGTCCCTCTTCCGGAAAGGCTTCCAGCCTGTCCGCCAGCACCGCGACAGGCGCGCAAAGGTAAACGACGATGCCTTTTTCGCGCATAAAGTGCCGATTATATTCACTTAAAATAATACCGCCGCCAGTGGCAATCACCCGCGCGGGCGCGGTGACGGCTTTCAGCGCGTCGGTTTCCCGGGCGCGGAACGCCTCCCACCCGTCACGGGCAACAATATCCGCGATGGTCTGTTGAGACGTTTCCTGTAACCAGAAATCGGTATCGATAAATTGACATCCCTGCGCCAGCGCCAGCGCCTGGCCCACAGTGGTTTTACCGCAACCGCGTGCGCCGACTAAAAAAATGGGTAGCGTCATGAGCAGGTGTTCCCTCCAGGTCCCACGCGAGGAGGGACGGAAAATAAGACAGCGATGATATCATCAAGCTAGTACAATACTAATCGTAAAAATAACGTTACACATTAAGGTCACTCAGGGCGCGGACTACAAATAAAACCTGATTTGACCCAGGTTCGACCTGTAAAGATTCCGTGGCGACAGTGTAGCGGCAACCTTACTGAATCTACTTAAGCCTGGCAAGCCCGCGAAACGGCAAACAGTAGCATATCCTGCCTGCCGGTGCCGAATTTACTCCGGCTGACGGCGTTTAACCTCCAGCAGCCATTTATCAAGCTGGGCGGCAAACTGCTGCCGATCCCGCTGCGACAGGCTATCCGGGCCACCGGTCTGAATCCCGCTGGCGCGCAGCGTATCCATAAAGTCGCGCATCGTCAGTTTTTCGCGGATTGTCGCTTCAGTATAGCGTTCGCCACGCGGGTTCAACGCTGCCGCACCTTTGGCCAGCACTTCCGCCGCCAGCGGAATATCAGCGGTAATCACCAGATCACCAGCCTCGCACAGCCGCACAATTTCGTTATCGGCCACGTCAAACCCCGCCGGAACGCGCAGCGAGCGGATGATACGCGACGGCGGCACGCGGATATTCTGGTTCGCCACCAGCGTCAGCGGCGTCTGCGTGCGCTCGGCGGCGCGGAATAAAATTTCTTTAATCACATTCGGACAAGCGTCCGCATCAACCCAAATCGCCATTCTCGCTCCTCAGTTGGTGGCGCATTGTCGCTTTAATTTTCCCCAGGGGAAAGCAGAGATCTTTTAGCTTTAGCCCTGATTGCCATTCCACGTTAAGCTATACGCCACACACAATGACAAGCAAAAGAGACAAACGTGATGGAGAAGAAAATCGGTTTTATCGGCTGCGGCAATATGGGCAAGGCGATTCTCGGCGGGCTGATTGCCAGTGGGCAGGTGCTGCCAGGACAGATTTGGGTCTATACCCCGTCGCCAGATAAAGTGGCCGCTCTGCACGATCAGTTTGGTATTAACGCCGCGCAAAGTGCACAGGAAGTGGCGCAGATTGCCGATATCGTCTTCGGCGCGGTGAAACCGAACATCATGGTGAAAGTGTTGGGCGAAATCGCCTCCAGCCTGAATAAAGAGACGCTGGTGGTGTCGATTGCCGCAGGCGTGACGCTCGATCAGCTGGCGCGCGCGCTTGGTCACGATCGCAAAATTGTACGTGCGATGCCCAATACCCCGTCGCTGGTTAATGCGGGCATGACCTCTATTACCCCTAACGCGCTGGTCACGCCGGAAGATACGGCAGACGTGCTGAATATTTTCCGCTGCTTTGGCGAAGCGGAAGTGATTGCCGAAGCGATGATCCATCCGGTTGTCGGCGTGAGCGGTTCTGCGCCCGCCTATGTCTTTATGTTTATCGAAGCAATGGCCGATGCCGCCGTGC
Above is a genomic segment from Kosakonia radicincitans DSM 16656 containing:
- the proC gene encoding pyrroline-5-carboxylate reductase; translation: MEKKIGFIGCGNMGKAILGGLIASGQVLPGQIWVYTPSPDKVAALHDQFGINAAQSAQEVAQIADIVFGAVKPNIMVKVLGEIASSLNKETLVVSIAAGVTLDQLARALGHDRKIVRAMPNTPSLVNAGMTSITPNALVTPEDTADVLNIFRCFGEAEVIAEAMIHPVVGVSGSAPAYVFMFIEAMADAAVLGGMPRAQAYKFAAQAVMGSAKMVLETGKHPGELKDMVCSPGGTTIEAVKVLEERGFRAAVIEAMEACMNKSEKLSK
- a CDS encoding AroM family protein; protein product: MSATLAILTIGVVPVQAILPLLTEHISEQQITHISLLGKMDPQEVREEYGAEAGEFAIPTQLRDDSLGMVSRARVERDLQSVIEVLDNQGYDVILLMSTADIRGFVTRNAILVEPQRIIPPLVASIVDGHQVGVIVPVPELMAQQKKKWTVLEKEPYYELAHPFLATEREFIDAGRALLERGADVLMLDCLGFHQQHRDLLQKALDVPVLLSNVLVARLASELLV
- the yaiA gene encoding protein YaiA; translation: MPTKPPYPREARIVAIEKGTGNQTVTWYQLRADHPKPDSLISEHPTEQEALDAKRRYEDPDKS
- a CDS encoding YaiI/YqxD family protein, encoding MAIWVDADACPNVIKEILFRAAERTQTPLTLVANQNIRVPPSRIIRSLRVPAGFDVADNEIVRLCEAGDLVITADIPLAAEVLAKGAAALNPRGERYTEATIREKLTMRDFMDTLRASGIQTGGPDSLSQRDRQQFAAQLDKWLLEVKRRQPE
- the ppnP gene encoding pyrimidine/purine nucleoside phosphorylase, whose product is MLQSNEYFSGKVKSIGFTSSSTGRASVGVMAEGEYTFGTAQPEEMTVVSGALNVLLPGETEWKTYTAGEVFNVPGQSEFHLQVAEPSSYLCRYL
- the aroL gene encoding shikimate kinase AroL, giving the protein MTLPIFLVGARGCGKTTVGQALALAQGCQFIDTDFWLQETSQQTIADIVARDGWEAFRARETDALKAVTAPARVIATGGGIILSEYNRHFMREKGIVVYLCAPVAVLADRLEAFPEEGQRPTLTGKPISEEVSEVLALRDALYREAAHHMVNAAQSPDQVVSDIEAALQLARAS